A window of Bacillus toyonensis BCT-7112 genomic DNA:
ATTAAATATCGTGTCGGGGAATTAACAGATGGGGATGTAGAAATTTGGGATAGAGTTAAATTTAATGAGAAATGTATAACAAATTGTAAACATCTATTATCTCAAAAAGAAATATTAGAGTTTACATTCTTCTATATGTGTAAGAGGGCTAAAGCACAGTCAAAAGAGCAGCTGAATAGTGATATGATGAGTCTAGCGATGTATTGTAATACTTTTGTGTATGATTTATATAGACATGACTTGTTGCGAAAGTATCGTAAGTGTACAGATTTTCTATCATATTATGGACCTAGTCAAGTAGTTTTAGCTTGTCAAAGAGCTGTACTTTCTCAAATTTCAGATCGATTAGATCCACTAAAGACAACTCATGTAGATGATTATTTATATGTGATGAAAGAAATGATGGAACATATGACAATAGGTATAATGGATCGATATAACCATTTTATCGGAAAGTTATTATCATACGTGCCATTTTTCGAAATGATTCAAGTTCCACAGCATGCATATTATTGTGAAGAATTACTGTATATTTGTAAGGGCATTGAATATAAAGAGGAAATACTACGCAATTATATATTTATACAATTACATGATTGTTTACCATCATTCTTTAAACTATTTCTTAAAAATAAGCGTTATGCGACGATTCATGATATTCTTTTCTATTGGTGTGACGATGAACAAAGAATGGGTTTAGAGAAAAAATATAATCTTAGTTTTATTTATGAAAAATATGCTTGTGGCTAAACAGTATTTTACATATGAAAAATTAATATAAATTAAAAAGGATCTCAATGTTATGTGAGATCCTTTTTTGTTAGTAAAACAAGGAGAAAGTGATTAAGATGAGAAATAGCATTCCATATAGGAGAAGTTGTGCAGTATAACTTCCTTGTATACCAAAAAAAGTATTTAGTTTTCCGTATAAATTCAATATATATTTCATTGTGTTATCTTTGAAAGATTGGTACACAGTGTCTCCTCTTTCTAAGCTTCTTGTTCATGTTTTTTATTATTAGGGACATTAATGTATCTAGCTATGAATAATAAAACAGCCATAAAGAATACGGGAATTATAGTAGATAAATAAAAGCCATTACTAATAACATTTGTTATAAGGGCACTTAATAGAAAAATAGCATTATAAACATGGGCAACTTTTTGCTTTAGTCGCACTTGAAATGACTCCATCATAATTTCTAGAGCAACAAAAGCAATGATAATAGATAAAAATACAGTGTTTGTATTGTAAATTATTAAACAACAGATTAAACCTAAAAAGGCTAAGTATTCAATGAAGAGAGGTATATTGCGTGGCATACAATTTACCTAACTAAATACGGCAGTGGATTTACTGCATTTGTTTTTTCAAAATTCCATTCTCCATTATGTAATTCGAAATGGAGGTGTTGTCCGTATGAATGACCTGTGTTACCCATATGACCTAGTAATTGTCCAGTTTGTATTTGATCACCAGCTTGTACAGTGCGATCTTTCATATGAGCATAAACTGTTGTATATAATTTCCCGTTTATTTGATGGGCGATGAACACTACATTGCCATAACTAGCTGAATAATATGATTTAATAACTTTACCTGCAGCGGCAGCTTGAATGGAGACGTTACCTTGTGCTGCAATATCTATTCCATAATGCATTTGTTCCCAGCGTATATCAAAGGTTGAGCTGATTTTTCCTTGAGTAGGGAATTTGAAAACTGCTGGAATAGCTGAAGATTGAGCTGTTTGAGCTTGTGATTGCTGTTGATTTTGTACCACATAGTGTTTGGCCACATACCCGTATCCTGTGCCAAAACGAATTTTATACCAAGTTCCTACTGTTTCTACTACTTGTATCTGTGTACCGTTTTGTAAAGAACCAAGTAGAGTACCATTTGTGCTAGCATTGCTACGTACATTTAATTTAGGTGTTGCAACAGTATATTTCGTATCATTTTGAACTGTGATTCCTTTTACTAAGGGCTGCGAACCATTAGATACGAATGCTTTTTGTACATAACCTGTTTGACCGTTATGTGAAATTTTATACCATTCGCCTTGTTCTCCTTGAATAGTCACGAACTTACCATTTGGTAATACATCTAAAATGGAAGATTCTAAATTAGGTTCAGAGCGAACGTTCAATGCATTAGCATTGACGATGTATTGATTAGTAGATTGAAGTTTGTTTTTTTGCAGAATAGCATCTTTTTGTACATAGCCTACTTTATTATTAACAGATACTTTATACCAATCCTTCGTTGTTTTAAGTATGTTAACTTTCGTATTAAAGCGAATTGTATCAAGGGATGTGCTATTTGTATTATCTTCTTTATGTAAGGCTACTTGATCGACTTTGACATATCCAGTTTTGACATTAGATAATTGTTCAGCGTTTGCTTTTTGTACATTTGTTTCGCCCATAGAAGGAAGTAATGAGGCGATTGCGACAGTAGTTGCTGTTAGAGCTGTAGCTTTCATATTCATATAATAGAGACCTCCTCTAGTTGTATAGTTAGTTGTAATTTTATTATAGTATAAAGATATAATATAGTGGGTGTATTCACATAAATGTAATATGAAATCAATATAAAAATAAATTTTTTCAGGATAATGATTCCTTTTTGTGGAATTAATTGGTATTTTATTTTACGAAATAGAATAATAATTATTATATAACTCTGTAATTTCGTTGACAATTGAGAAAATTAAAACAGTTGATGATGTCTTATTAGGGTGTTATACTGACAGTGATAATTTTATAGTTTGCTAGGAGAGCTGGTGTTGCCAGCTGAGAGTAAGACCTTAAGTCTTTGATCCTTTTCATTACCTGATCTAGATTATGCTAGCGTAGGGAAGCAATTCGGACACTAATGATGAGTCCCCGTTTCTTTGCGTATAGAAACGGGGCTTTTTTATTTGAAAATTTTATATTGAAACCACTAGGGGTGCTTTTCGTGCTGAGAGAGGAATAATCCTTAACCCTTACAACACCTGATCTAGGTAATACTAGCGAAGGGAAGTGGAACAACGAATAAACTATAATTTTATTTGTTGTAACCACTTCTGATTATAGAAGTGGTTTTTTATTTAGATACATATATTGAAGGGGGAAATAGAAATGAAATTTTGTAATAGATTGTTAGAAACTGTACAACCAGTTTGGGAGATGAGTCATAATCATCCATTTGTAGTAGGGATGGGGGATGGCACGTTAGAAAAAGATAAGTTTCAGTATTACATTATTCAAGATTATTTATATTTGTTAGATTATGCAAAGCTATATGCCATCGGTGTTGTAAAGGCAACGAATCCACAAGTAATGGGAAAATTTGCTGAACAAATTGATGGAATATTAAATGGAGAAATGACGATCCATAAACAGTATGCAAAAAGGCTTGGAATTTCTATAGAGGAGATAGAATCAGCAAAACCATCTGCTAAAAATTTAGCTTATACAAATTACATGATGTCTGTATCTCAAAATGGCACACTTGCGGAATTAATAGCAGCACTTCTTCCATGTATGTGGAGTTATTGGGAAATTGGAAAGCGTTTAAATGATATTCCTGGAGCGAGAGATCATGAGTTCTTTGGTGAGTGGATTCAAGGATATAGTTCTGAAGAATACGGTAACCTTTGTATTTGGTTAATAGATTTATTAGATGAAATGGCAATTGGAAAGTCAGAGCGAGAGCTAGAAAGATTAGAGGAGATTTTCTTATATTCCAGTCGATTTGAATATTTATTCTGGGATATGTCCTATCGTAAGGAGATGTGGGGATTTGAGGAGCAAGAACATACTACAGTTTCATAATGTTTCTTTTCATTATGATGAGAAGCCAATCATCGATGAATTAAATACTTCTATACAAGAGAAAGAGTTTGTAAGCATTATTGGGCCAAGTGGCTGCGGGAAAAGTACTCTATTTCGCCTTATTACAGGCTTAGAAGAAGTTAGTACTGGACGGATAGAGCTGACAGAAACAAAAAGTCATCCTGTAGGGTATATGCCTCAAAAAGATATGCTCCTGCCGTGGAGAACAATTATTGAGAATGCTGCTTTGCCACTAGAATGTCAGGGTGTACAGAAGAAAGAAGCACAAGTAAAGGCAAAGGAACTGTTACATAAATTTGGTTTACAAGGATACGAGGGAAAATACCCGAAAGATTTATCTGGCGGTATGAGGCAGCGCGTATCTTTTATCCGAACATTATTAACAGGCGGAGAGATATTATTGCTAGATGAACCGTTTAGCGCATTGGACGCTTTAACGAAGGCATCTTTGCAAGAATGGTTGTTTGAACAATGGAAAGAGTGGGAAAAAACAATTTTATTTATCACTCATGATGTGGAAGAAGCGTTGTTTCTTTCGAATCGAATTTTAGTGGTGGAACAGCAGCCGATAACTACTTTGACTGAACGGATTGTGCCGCTTGATCATAACAGAACACGAAAAGATTTATATAAACCGGATGTGTTAGCGCTGAAAGATGAGCTTCTTAGTATGTTACAAAGGCAGGTACTCGTATGATGAACCGATTGAAAGAATTAGTTCCTGCCATTACACTTTCTAGCATTTTACTCGTTATGTGGGAAATAGGAGCAAGAATTGTAGATGAAATGTACATTTTACCGTCACCGTCAGCAATTGTAA
This region includes:
- a CDS encoding DUF3965 domain-containing protein, whose amino-acid sequence is MRAVQGDPNWNLVTDTYIEPNNFAELLSLLVPCHPKGEGKERTILAWKEKEFYKEENLAAVIVYGMNRVKNLPQFHKDEIPTLVRILRLCQEIGWYEEANTFMVTQGLAEFVQTSLEYETWDLLTQAVALNYLVIKYRVGELTDGDVEIWDRVKFNEKCITNCKHLLSQKEILEFTFFYMCKRAKAQSKEQLNSDMMSLAMYCNTFVYDLYRHDLLRKYRKCTDFLSYYGPSQVVLACQRAVLSQISDRLDPLKTTHVDDYLYVMKEMMEHMTIGIMDRYNHFIGKLLSYVPFFEMIQVPQHAYYCEELLYICKGIEYKEEILRNYIFIQLHDCLPSFFKLFLKNKRYATIHDILFYWCDDEQRMGLEKKYNLSFIYEKYACG
- a CDS encoding SH3 domain-containing protein yields the protein MNMKATALTATTVAIASLLPSMGETNVQKANAEQLSNVKTGYVKVDQVALHKEDNTNSTSLDTIRFNTKVNILKTTKDWYKVSVNNKVGYVQKDAILQKNKLQSTNQYIVNANALNVRSEPNLESSILDVLPNGKFVTIQGEQGEWYKISHNGQTGYVQKAFVSNGSQPLVKGITVQNDTKYTVATPKLNVRSNASTNGTLLGSLQNGTQIQVVETVGTWYKIRFGTGYGYVAKHYVVQNQQQSQAQTAQSSAIPAVFKFPTQGKISSTFDIRWEQMHYGIDIAAQGNVSIQAAAAGKVIKSYYSASYGNVVFIAHQINGKLYTTVYAHMKDRTVQAGDQIQTGQLLGHMGNTGHSYGQHLHFELHNGEWNFEKTNAVNPLPYLVR
- the tenA gene encoding thiaminase II, producing the protein MKFCNRLLETVQPVWEMSHNHPFVVGMGDGTLEKDKFQYYIIQDYLYLLDYAKLYAIGVVKATNPQVMGKFAEQIDGILNGEMTIHKQYAKRLGISIEEIESAKPSAKNLAYTNYMMSVSQNGTLAELIAALLPCMWSYWEIGKRLNDIPGARDHEFFGEWIQGYSSEEYGNLCIWLIDLLDEMAIGKSERELERLEEIFLYSSRFEYLFWDMSYRKEMWGFEEQEHTTVS
- a CDS encoding ABC transporter ATP-binding protein, encoding MRSKNILQFHNVSFHYDEKPIIDELNTSIQEKEFVSIIGPSGCGKSTLFRLITGLEEVSTGRIELTETKSHPVGYMPQKDMLLPWRTIIENAALPLECQGVQKKEAQVKAKELLHKFGLQGYEGKYPKDLSGGMRQRVSFIRTLLTGGEILLLDEPFSALDALTKASLQEWLFEQWKEWEKTILFITHDVEEALFLSNRILVVEQQPITTLTERIVPLDHNRTRKDLYKPDVLALKDELLSMLQRQVLV